A single Candidatus Omnitrophota bacterium DNA region contains:
- a CDS encoding alanine--glyoxylate aminotransferase family protein yields MQKRYLLTPGPTPVPENVLLEMAKPVIHHRTPQFMAVLKEAVDGLKYILQTKNDVFLFTSSGTGAMESAVANLLSQSDKAIVVRGGKFGERFTEICQAYGVNAINLDVEWGNAVDSVRIKDLLAKDKSIKAVYVTLCETSTAVVNDIKAIGDIVSKTSAVLVVDVISGLGSVEFKTDEWKVDIAVGGSQKGLMVPPGLAFVSVSEKALAMAKTSKLPKFYFSYEAAKKAADKNDTPWTPALTLVIGLVEAIKMIRQETIEAAIARQRKMAQAIRAAALAMGLELYAPKAASDSVTAIKVPSNIDGAKLVKTMRDVHGVGIAGGQAELKGKIIRIASMGFMTQWDIIVAVSCLEMTLRQMGHNLALGSGVKAAEEIFSR; encoded by the coding sequence ATGCAGAAGCGTTATCTTTTGACTCCGGGGCCTACACCGGTGCCCGAGAATGTATTGCTGGAAATGGCAAAGCCTGTGATACATCACAGGACACCCCAATTTATGGCGGTATTAAAGGAGGCGGTTGACGGATTAAAATATATCCTGCAGACAAAAAATGATGTATTTTTATTTACTTCATCAGGCACAGGCGCCATGGAGAGCGCTGTCGCGAACCTGTTATCTCAATCCGACAAGGCCATAGTTGTAAGAGGCGGTAAATTCGGAGAACGTTTTACGGAGATATGCCAGGCATATGGAGTAAACGCTATCAACCTTGATGTGGAATGGGGTAATGCTGTTGACTCTGTCAGGATAAAAGACCTCTTGGCAAAGGATAAGTCTATAAAGGCTGTTTATGTAACATTGTGCGAGACATCAACGGCCGTTGTAAATGATATCAAGGCCATAGGTGATATTGTTTCCAAGACCTCTGCTGTTCTTGTCGTGGATGTTATAAGCGGTTTAGGTTCGGTTGAGTTTAAGACAGATGAGTGGAAGGTGGATATAGCGGTAGGGGGTTCGCAGAAAGGCCTTATGGTACCGCCGGGGCTTGCCTTTGTTTCTGTCAGCGAAAAAGCTCTTGCCATGGCCAAGACATCAAAATTACCAAAATTTTATTTCAGTTATGAGGCAGCCAAAAAAGCGGCCGACAAAAACGATACACCGTGGACACCAGCTTTAACTCTTGTGATAGGTTTGGTAGAGGCTATAAAGATGATAAGGCAGGAGACGATTGAGGCGGCCATTGCCAGGCAGAGAAAGATGGCACAGGCTATAAGGGCCGCGGCTTTAGCCATGGGCCTTGAGCTCTACGCGCCCAAGGCGGCAAGTGATTCGGTGACCGCTATAAAGGTTCCGTCTAATATTGACGGTGCAAAGCTTGTTAAGACCATGCGTGATGTGCATGGTGTCGGCATAGCCGGCGGACAAGCGGAATTAAAAGGCAAGATAATAAGAATAGCCAGTATGGGTTTTATGACACAGTGGGATATAATTGTGGCTGTATCATGCCTTGAAATGACATTAAGGCAGATGGGGCATAATCTGGCCCTCGGATCAGGGGTCAAGGCCGCAGAAGAAATTTTTAGCAGATAA
- the lptC gene encoding LPS export ABC transporter periplasmic protein LptC, with amino-acid sequence MEDQGRMLNPNYRLTIIAVSAVAVILFCCRGFIFENTASPGPGSAAESVRDQDMASGEKVKVFSMSGFSDSGKKSWQLNGKSADIFADVIKLFDINGNSYGDGVKVSLVSDNGIFDRKTNNIELRNNVSIATDEGTTLKTEVLKWDSKEKIVFTDDKVYINRKEMDMSGTGALARHSLKLVQLDRDITVDLKDPAAVITCAGPLEVDYAKNAAIFNNDVRVTDKEVFIGADKATAYFEPKSRSLKMIFCQGNVNIKRGQDSTLAKQLTYLPGEGRVLLEGRPRIIIRSGGDFIQRFRQKKESAGEQIKG; translated from the coding sequence ATGGAAGACCAAGGCCGTATGTTAAACCCCAATTACAGATTAACAATTATTGCCGTATCAGCCGTTGCTGTTATTTTATTTTGCTGCAGGGGTTTTATTTTTGAGAATACTGCCTCCCCGGGCCCGGGTTCGGCAGCGGAGTCCGTGCGCGATCAGGATATGGCGTCAGGCGAAAAAGTCAAGGTTTTTTCCATGTCCGGGTTTTCGGATTCAGGCAAGAAATCATGGCAGCTTAACGGCAAAAGCGCGGACATATTTGCCGATGTGATAAAGCTTTTTGACATCAACGGGAATTCTTACGGTGACGGGGTAAAGGTAAGCCTTGTTTCGGATAACGGTATCTTTGACCGCAAGACGAACAATATTGAATTGCGTAATAATGTAAGTATTGCCACGGATGAAGGCACCACGCTTAAAACCGAAGTATTGAAATGGGATTCCAAGGAAAAGATAGTCTTTACCGATGACAAGGTATATATCAACAGGAAAGAGATGGACATGTCGGGGACAGGCGCTTTGGCCAGGCACAGCCTTAAACTCGTCCAGCTTGACCGCGATATTACTGTTGATCTTAAAGACCCCGCGGCTGTTATCACATGTGCCGGTCCCCTTGAGGTGGATTACGCCAAAAACGCCGCTATCTTCAACAATGACGTCAGGGTGACCGATAAGGAGGTCTTTATCGGCGCGGACAAGGCCACGGCTTATTTTGAACCGAAAAGCAGGTCTCTTAAAATGATATTTTGCCAAGGAAATGTGAACATAAAAAGAGGCCAGGACAGCACCCTGGCCAAACAGCTTACATACCTGCCGGGCGAAGGAAGGGTATTACTTGAAGGCAGGCCCAGGATAATTATACGCAGCGGTGGAGATTTTATTCAAAGATTCAGGCAAAAGAAAGAGAGCGCGGGTGAGCAGATTAAAGGTTGA
- the lptB gene encoding LPS export ABC transporter ATP-binding protein — MSRLKVENLAKSYNGRSVVNDINIEINRGEIVGLLGPNGAGKTTSFYMIVGLIRPDKGRIMFDDKDITQMPMYKRARLGIGYLCQDDSVFRKLTVEENIMAVLETLNIPMRERKNRLEKLLSELKISHLGKNKAYTLSGGERRRLEITRALVTEPSFLLLDEPFSGIDPIAVFEAQQIIQDLKQGGLGILLTDHSVRETLAITDRSYIMYEGRILISGTSNDLISSPKARQIYLGEKFTL; from the coding sequence GTGAGCAGATTAAAGGTTGAAAACCTGGCCAAATCCTATAATGGCCGTAGCGTGGTTAATGATATAAACATAGAGATAAACCGAGGCGAGATTGTGGGTCTTTTGGGCCCGAACGGAGCGGGCAAGACAACCTCTTTTTACATGATAGTAGGCCTTATCAGGCCTGATAAAGGCAGGATAATGTTTGATGATAAAGACATAACGCAGATGCCTATGTATAAAAGAGCGCGCTTGGGCATAGGATATCTGTGCCAGGATGATTCGGTTTTCAGGAAACTGACTGTTGAGGAAAATATCATGGCTGTTCTTGAAACGCTTAATATACCGATGCGCGAAAGAAAAAACAGGCTTGAAAAACTACTAAGTGAATTGAAGATATCGCATCTTGGTAAGAATAAGGCGTATACGCTAAGCGGCGGGGAAAGAAGGCGTCTTGAGATAACAAGGGCCCTTGTGACCGAGCCTTCGTTTTTACTCTTGGATGAGCCGTTCAGCGGAATAGACCCTATAGCGGTGTTTGAGGCGCAACAGATTATCCAGGACTTAAAACAAGGCGGATTGGGGATACTGCTTACGGATCATAGCGTGCGCGAAACGCTGGCGATAACAGACCGTTCATATATCATGTATGAAGGCAGGATATTGATATCCGGGACATCCAACGATCTGATTTCCAGCCCGAAGGCCCGGCAGATATATCTTGGAGAAAAATTCACGCTGTAA
- the raiA gene encoding ribosome-associated translation inhibitor RaiA: MQVNITTRHVELDNGMKAYINDKLSRLAKYNNSIEDTRAVFQKEKFIHITEITVTGRGFRIAAVEKDQALKASFDLCLANAQKQLKKARAKAKGRRIRDIFYGINVFRKSENRLPKPCGNIVKVESFAAKPMSPEEAALELEAFGKQFVVFHNASDNSMNVLYKRKNGDYGLIQP, encoded by the coding sequence ATGCAGGTAAACATTACAACCAGGCACGTGGAACTTGATAACGGCATGAAGGCGTATATCAATGATAAGCTTTCAAGGCTTGCCAAATACAATAATTCCATAGAAGACACCCGCGCGGTTTTTCAAAAAGAAAAATTTATTCATATTACGGAAATAACGGTTACAGGCCGCGGTTTTCGTATCGCGGCCGTTGAGAAAGACCAGGCGCTCAAGGCCTCGTTTGATTTGTGCCTGGCCAATGCCCAAAAACAACTTAAAAAGGCCAGAGCCAAGGCAAAGGGAAGAAGGATACGCGATATATTTTACGGTATAAATGTGTTTAGAAAAAGCGAGAATAGACTGCCTAAGCCTTGCGGGAACATTGTCAAGGTTGAATCTTTTGCCGCGAAACCCATGTCTCCGGAAGAGGCCGCGTTGGAACTGGAAGCCTTTGGCAAGCAGTTTGTAGTTTTTCATAATGCGTCGGATAACAGCATGAATGTTTTGTATAAGCGCAAAAACGGAGATTACGGCCTTATCCAGCCATAG
- a CDS encoding lysophospholipid acyltransferase family protein gives MKYRFRRRFLYILLVVSGKIFLLLPYNIAVTLGGACGRAVYMLLGRYRSLTISHLEYAFGSALTRERIRLVSKSVFVNLGMCAAEILSLPKIKHRLNRLIDIEGKEKIDRVISAGSGAVIVSAHLGNWELIPVFFSCNGYKSNVIARPIYYEKYNEWISSLRSGMGINVIYRTDSAKKIIRLLKRKELLGIVADQDVDSLGGVFVDFFGKKAYTPSAPVKLAQVCRVPIIPVFIIRSGLRHTIRVEDPIYINDISDPEWVVNYTKKWSDVVESYVRRYPEQWVWMHRRWKTKAVC, from the coding sequence GTGAAATATCGTTTCAGGAGACGGTTCTTATACATACTGCTTGTCGTTTCGGGTAAAATATTTTTATTACTGCCGTATAATATCGCCGTTACTCTCGGCGGCGCCTGCGGCCGGGCGGTTTACATGTTGTTGGGCCGCTATAGGTCTCTTACGATATCCCATCTGGAATACGCTTTCGGCTCTGCTTTGACAAGAGAGCGGATCAGGCTTGTGTCAAAATCCGTGTTTGTAAACCTGGGCATGTGCGCGGCAGAGATATTGAGCCTTCCGAAAATAAAACACAGGTTAAACAGGCTCATTGACATTGAGGGTAAAGAAAAGATAGACAGGGTAATCTCCGCCGGCAGTGGCGCGGTTATTGTCTCTGCCCATCTGGGCAACTGGGAGCTTATTCCCGTGTTCTTTTCGTGTAATGGTTATAAATCCAATGTTATTGCCAGGCCGATATATTACGAGAAATATAACGAATGGATATCCTCGCTTAGGTCTGGCATGGGCATTAACGTTATATACAGGACAGACTCCGCGAAAAAAATAATACGTCTTCTAAAACGAAAAGAACTGCTTGGCATCGTTGCTGATCAGGATGTGGACAGCCTCGGAGGGGTGTTTGTTGATTTTTTCGGCAAAAAGGCATACACGCCTTCCGCGCCCGTGAAACTCGCCCAGGTATGCCGGGTGCCGATAATACCGGTTTTTATCATCCGTTCGGGCCTGCGGCATACAATTCGCGTGGAAGATCCTATTTACATAAATGATATTTCTGATCCTGAATGGGTTGTCAATTATACAAAGAAATGGTCGGATGTCGTAGAGTCTTATGTCCGCAGATATCCCGAACAGTGGGTATGGATGCATAGAAGATGGAAGACCAAGGCCGTATGTTAA
- the tig gene encoding trigger factor — MKIKVEDASKAQKLIKIEVEPQRVDAALNEVYDSIKKNASVPGYRPGRVPMDLLKAHYNKRASEEAVNSLIWQCYEQAVSGQGIKVLGYPVVQDVNYTENKNLSFSVRVDVSPEFKLKQYKGIKVSQKPCQVTDEDIDKAMGQIQESMAQYKDIAPRPIKNGDYIVCLYECFENGKLVDKKDKLWLYINDKLQPKELLQALLGADIDTEKQALVKYPEDYEYKELAGRQRLYKITPKQIKEKILPEIDDEFAKKAGNFTSIADLKKFVSDNAAASKKAESERDIERQIYDYLLKSHDFDTPDSFVQRQLDALLRQAKQRLFYQGYKKEDVDGLDNKLKESLRDQAERDVRLFFIIDRISKEESISAQDEDIRQRIAEIAEEAKEDVEKTGKRLESDGLMEGLKEQIAHDKTVRFLINESKG, encoded by the coding sequence GTGAAGATAAAGGTTGAGGACGCGAGCAAGGCGCAAAAACTAATAAAGATAGAAGTGGAACCGCAGAGGGTGGACGCCGCCCTTAACGAGGTTTATGACAGCATAAAGAAAAATGCCAGTGTTCCCGGATACCGGCCCGGCAGGGTTCCGATGGATCTTTTGAAGGCGCATTATAACAAGAGGGCCAGCGAAGAGGCGGTCAACAGCCTTATATGGCAATGTTACGAACAGGCTGTGTCCGGGCAGGGCATAAAGGTATTGGGCTATCCCGTTGTCCAAGACGTTAATTATACGGAGAATAAAAACTTATCTTTTTCGGTTAGAGTTGATGTCAGCCCTGAATTTAAGCTTAAACAATATAAGGGGATAAAGGTAAGCCAAAAGCCCTGCCAGGTAACGGATGAAGATATTGACAAAGCAATGGGGCAGATACAAGAATCCATGGCGCAATACAAGGATATCGCCCCCAGGCCGATAAAAAACGGAGATTATATTGTATGCCTTTATGAATGTTTTGAAAACGGAAAACTGGTTGACAAAAAAGATAAACTGTGGCTATATATTAACGACAAACTTCAGCCGAAAGAGCTATTGCAGGCGCTCTTAGGCGCTGATATAGATACCGAAAAGCAGGCTCTTGTCAAATACCCCGAGGATTATGAATATAAGGAACTTGCCGGCAGGCAAAGGCTTTATAAGATTACTCCCAAGCAGATAAAAGAAAAGATATTACCGGAGATAGACGATGAGTTTGCCAAAAAGGCCGGTAATTTTACAAGCATCGCGGATTTAAAAAAGTTTGTCAGTGATAATGCCGCCGCTTCAAAAAAGGCCGAATCGGAGCGGGACATTGAAAGGCAGATATATGACTATCTGCTTAAAAGCCATGATTTTGATACGCCTGATTCGTTTGTGCAAAGACAACTGGACGCTCTTCTCCGGCAGGCCAAGCAAAGGCTTTTTTACCAGGGTTACAAAAAAGAGGATGTGGACGGGCTTGATAATAAATTGAAAGAGTCTTTACGCGATCAGGCCGAAAGAGATGTAAGGCTGTTTTTTATAATTGACAGAATATCCAAAGAAGAATCAATCAGCGCGCAGGATGAAGACATCAGGCAGAGGATAGCCGAGATAGCCGAGGAAGCTAAAGAAGACGTAGAAAAGACCGGAAAGAGGCTGGAGTCAGACGGCCTTATGGAAGGCCTGAAAGAGCAGATAGCTCACGACAAAACCGTAAGGTTTTTAATCAACGAGTCAAAGGGATAA
- a CDS encoding HAD-IIIA family hydrolase produces the protein MGINLSREKKKAFVNTVQDIKCRAKKIKMLLMDVDGVLTPGSMIISDSGKEIKAFDVHDGFGIMLWHKAGLKSAIITAGDSKAVARRADTLNIDRVFQNAKDKLCFYDKIKNEFGLRDDQVCFIGDDLIDIPVLKRAGLSCAVSNAREDIHDYAHYRCRARGGRGAVREVIDMILKIKGLWPGVTGIYRL, from the coding sequence ATGGGTATCAATCTATCCCGCGAAAAGAAAAAGGCTTTTGTCAATACCGTGCAGGATATTAAGTGCCGCGCTAAAAAGATTAAAATGCTTTTAATGGATGTTGACGGTGTCCTTACACCCGGCTCTATGATAATATCTGATTCCGGCAAAGAGATAAAGGCCTTTGATGTCCATGACGGTTTCGGTATCATGCTATGGCACAAGGCCGGGTTAAAGAGCGCCATAATTACAGCAGGGGATTCCAAGGCTGTAGCCCGCAGGGCCGATACCTTGAATATAGACAGGGTGTTCCAAAACGCAAAAGACAAACTTTGTTTTTATGATAAGATCAAAAATGAGTTTGGATTGCGTGACGATCAGGTATGTTTTATCGGAGACGATCTAATTGATATACCTGTCTTAAAGCGGGCGGGATTGTCCTGCGCCGTGTCAAATGCCCGCGAAGATATACACGATTACGCGCACTATAGATGCAGGGCCCGCGGCGGCAGAGGCGCCGTGCGTGAGGTCATAGATATGATACTGAAAATAAAAGGCCTTTGGCCCGGCGTTACAGGTATTTACCGTCTTTAG
- the clpP gene encoding ATP-dependent Clp endopeptidase proteolytic subunit ClpP: MDAKLQTLVPMVVEQTGRAERAYDIYSRLLKDRIVFIGTPIDDGIANLIIAQLLFLQMEDPDKDINVYVNSPGGHVTSGLAIYDTMQFVKPDVNTYCIGQAASMGALLLAGGTKGKRYALPNARIMIHQPWGGAEGSASDIHIQAKEILRMRERINQLLVYHTGQPLDKVEKDTDRDYFMTSDEAMKYNLVDHVIDTLKKK, from the coding sequence ATGGATGCGAAATTACAGACTTTGGTGCCCATGGTTGTTGAGCAGACCGGCCGCGCGGAACGCGCCTATGATATATATTCAAGATTGTTGAAAGACAGAATAGTATTTATAGGCACTCCCATAGATGACGGTATAGCCAATCTTATCATAGCCCAGTTGTTGTTCCTGCAGATGGAGGACCCTGATAAAGATATAAACGTGTATGTCAATTCGCCCGGGGGGCATGTGACGAGCGGGCTCGCCATATATGATACTATGCAGTTTGTTAAGCCTGATGTCAACACATATTGTATAGGCCAGGCGGCGAGTATGGGCGCTTTACTTTTGGCCGGCGGCACAAAAGGCAAAAGATACGCTTTACCGAACGCGCGAATAATGATACATCAGCCGTGGGGCGGCGCGGAGGGCAGCGCTTCCGATATCCACATACAGGCCAAAGAGATATTGAGAATGAGAGAGCGTATAAATCAATTATTAGTCTATCATACGGGCCAGCCGCTGGACAAGGTGGAAAAGGATACCGACAGGGATTATTTCATGACATCGGATGAGGCGATGAAATATAATCTTGTTGATCATGTTATTGACACGTTAAAGAAAAAATAA
- a CDS encoding homocitrate synthase, whose translation MKKEPIIRIIDVTNRDGVQTSRICLSKLQKTMINIYLNEMGIYQSEFGFPVTRHETNYLNANMELVRSGALKPIILSGWIRAIAPDVEEAVKQTKVEHLNISISTSEQMMKGKFMGKKSGDDIIAMMVEALRLAKKKGIKTVGVNAEDGSRSDLDYLVKFAKAAKDNGADRIRYCDTLGYDDPFSIYDRIYHIAGKVGIPIELHCHNDLGLVAANSIAGAKAAIDAGVDAYINTTVNGFGERAGNADLVSVILALKYASGFQGKYRIDGNIDLSKSWKIAKYASYAFNVPIPINQPGVGANAFAHESGIHADGALKDRRNYELYDYEELGRGEPEIIDTGRQITAGEYSGIKGFRNVYDKLEVKFKDDKEAAEILELVRYANVHNQKPLVEDELKFVASYPDIARKIFTMKP comes from the coding sequence ATGAAAAAAGAACCAATCATCAGGATTATAGACGTGACCAACAGGGACGGAGTGCAGACTTCGCGCATTTGCCTGTCAAAACTCCAGAAGACAATGATAAATATCTATCTTAACGAGATGGGTATTTACCAGAGCGAATTCGGTTTTCCTGTTACGCGTCATGAAACTAATTATTTAAATGCCAACATGGAACTTGTCAGATCCGGCGCGTTAAAGCCCATAATTTTGAGCGGCTGGATAAGGGCCATAGCCCCTGACGTTGAAGAGGCAGTCAAACAAACAAAGGTTGAACACCTGAATATCTCTATATCCACGTCTGAACAGATGATGAAAGGCAAGTTCATGGGCAAAAAATCAGGCGATGATATAATAGCGATGATGGTTGAGGCCTTGAGGCTTGCCAAGAAAAAAGGGATAAAGACCGTGGGCGTTAATGCCGAGGACGGTTCAAGGTCTGATCTGGATTACCTGGTAAAATTTGCCAAGGCCGCCAAGGACAATGGCGCGGACAGGATAAGGTATTGCGATACGCTGGGATACGACGATCCTTTCAGCATATATGACAGGATATACCATATAGCCGGTAAGGTCGGTATCCCAATAGAACTGCATTGCCATAATGACCTTGGGCTTGTTGCGGCCAATTCAATAGCAGGGGCCAAGGCTGCCATAGATGCGGGTGTTGATGCGTACATAAACACAACGGTAAATGGTTTTGGAGAGAGGGCCGGAAATGCTGATCTGGTATCGGTAATATTGGCCTTAAAATATGCCAGCGGTTTTCAGGGTAAATATAGAATAGACGGTAATATTGACCTCTCAAAGTCATGGAAGATAGCCAAATACGCCTCATACGCGTTTAATGTGCCTATACCGATAAATCAACCCGGGGTAGGCGCCAACGCCTTTGCGCATGAATCCGGCATACATGCCGACGGGGCCTTAAAGGACAGGCGTAATTATGAACTGTATGATTATGAAGAGCTGGGCAGGGGCGAACCTGAAATAATAGATACAGGCAGGCAGATAACCGCGGGCGAATACAGCGGCATTAAGGGTTTCAGGAACGTTTATGATAAACTTGAGGTAAAGTTTAAAGACGACAAAGAGGCGGCTGAAATACTTGAGCTTGTAAGATATGCCAATGTCCATAACCAAAAACCGCTTGTTGAGGATGAATTAAAATTTGTCGCCAGCTATCCGGATATAGCCCGTAAAATTTTTACAATGAAGCCGTAA
- a CDS encoding KpsF/GutQ family sugar-phosphate isomerase gives MKPKKNIRIDKLDPALIGRQVLKIESDAIKALVPNVSSDFNKAVSLILKTKARVIVTGMGKPGIIGRKISATLSSTGTPSLFLHPAEAVHGDLGRVTEDDVIIALSNSGETDEIKKLLPVIKKIGAKLISLTGNTRSTLAVFSDIVLNVSVRKEACPLGLAPTASTTAMLAMGDALCVALLKVRGFRAEDFAFYHPGGSLGKKLWLKVEDVMRKDDAFTVAREDAPLKKVLYAITKARAGSATVVDKSGRLTGIFTDGDLRRNLEKDPYVTEKMVRLVMTKNPAVIKKGSMAVEALNLLRRKKIDEIPVVDRDYKPVGLVDVQDLLRAGLV, from the coding sequence ACGAATTGATAAATTAGACCCCGCGCTCATCGGCCGGCAGGTGTTGAAGATAGAATCAGATGCCATAAAGGCATTGGTCCCTAATGTATCATCTGATTTCAACAAAGCCGTAAGCCTTATATTGAAAACCAAGGCCAGGGTCATTGTTACCGGCATGGGCAAGCCCGGTATCATAGGTAGAAAAATATCGGCGACACTTTCATCCACGGGGACACCAAGCCTGTTCCTGCACCCTGCCGAGGCCGTCCATGGCGACTTAGGCCGTGTTACCGAGGACGATGTGATAATAGCTCTCTCCAATAGCGGTGAGACGGATGAGATCAAGAAACTGCTTCCGGTGATAAAAAAAATCGGGGCTAAACTTATAAGCTTGACCGGCAATACGCGCTCAACGTTAGCTGTTTTTAGCGATATTGTACTTAATGTTTCTGTGAGAAAAGAGGCATGCCCTTTGGGGTTGGCTCCCACCGCAAGCACAACGGCAATGCTTGCTATGGGAGACGCCTTATGCGTTGCCCTGCTCAAGGTAAGGGGTTTTAGGGCGGAAGACTTCGCGTTTTATCATCCAGGCGGCAGTCTTGGCAAGAAGCTGTGGCTTAAGGTAGAGGATGTGATGAGAAAAGATGACGCCTTTACCGTTGCAAGAGAGGACGCGCCGCTTAAAAAGGTGCTCTATGCCATAACAAAGGCCCGCGCGGGCAGCGCTACCGTAGTTGATAAAAGCGGCAGGCTGACAGGCATATTCACGGACGGTGACTTGAGAAGAAACCTTGAAAAAGACCCTTATGTTACCGAGAAGATGGTCAGGCTGGTCATGACTAAAAACCCCGCCGTGATAAAAAAAGGAAGTATGGCTGTTGAGGCGCTGAATCTGCTTAGAAGAAAAAAGATAGACGAGATACCTGTCGTTGACAGGGATTACAAACCGGTAGGGCTTGTGGACGTGCAGGACCTTTTAAGGGCCGGGCTTGTCTGA
- the serA gene encoding phosphoglycerate dehydrogenase — MFKILVSDPLSEKGLLILEKEKDIKVDVKIKQPADVLKKIIKDYDALIIRSETKATADLIACADKLKVIGRAGVGLDNVDVASATKKGIIVMNTPGGNTISTAEHTMSMILALSRNIAPADASMKSGQWERKKFMGVELYGKALGIIGLGRIGSEVAGRCLSFGMRVLAYDPFLAPEKASDSGIEPADLKKIFSASDYITVHTPLTSDTRHLIGEKEIDMMKPGVRLINCARGGIMDEKAVLKGIESGKVAGAAFDVYEEEPPKNSPLVLSDKVLTTPHLGASTAEAQDNVALEVAQQVVDALLNRGIRNAINIPYIELKAWKVLRPYMILAEKMGMMQAQLAQGPIGMVSLEYAGEVAKHDIAAITTAFIKGLLTTAVGEMVNNVNAIAIARERDIKITESKTNQVEEFAHLITAVVKSGGKTLSISGALFANNQPRIVKIDGYYVDALPEGNMILISNKDVPGVVGQLGTLLGKNGINIAGMTFGRQKPSGRAISLCNVDSKISAELISQLKGLKDIFDAWAISL, encoded by the coding sequence ATGTTCAAGATACTGGTTAGCGATCCGTTAAGCGAGAAGGGTCTTTTGATCCTTGAGAAGGAAAAGGATATAAAAGTTGATGTAAAGATCAAACAGCCGGCAGATGTCCTTAAAAAAATAATTAAGGATTATGACGCTTTGATAATTCGCAGTGAGACCAAGGCAACGGCTGATCTGATAGCGTGCGCCGATAAATTGAAAGTAATCGGCCGGGCCGGCGTGGGCCTTGATAACGTGGATGTTGCCTCTGCCACCAAGAAAGGCATTATCGTGATGAACACGCCGGGAGGTAATACCATATCAACGGCTGAACATACAATGAGCATGATACTGGCATTATCGCGCAATATTGCTCCTGCCGACGCCTCAATGAAAAGCGGCCAATGGGAAAGAAAAAAGTTTATGGGTGTTGAGCTTTACGGAAAGGCTTTAGGGATAATCGGTTTGGGGAGGATAGGAAGCGAAGTCGCCGGACGCTGTTTGAGTTTTGGCATGCGTGTATTGGCATATGACCCGTTTCTGGCGCCTGAAAAAGCTTCTGATTCCGGCATAGAACCTGCTGACTTGAAGAAGATATTTTCAGCCTCCGATTATATTACCGTGCATACGCCTTTGACATCAGATACCAGGCATCTTATAGGCGAAAAAGAGATAGATATGATGAAGCCGGGAGTCAGGCTTATAAATTGCGCCCGCGGCGGTATTATGGACGAAAAGGCTGTTTTAAAAGGCATTGAATCCGGCAAGGTCGCCGGCGCCGCCTTTGATGTATATGAAGAAGAACCACCTAAAAACAGCCCCCTCGTATTATCGGATAAGGTCCTGACCACTCCCCATCTGGGCGCTTCTACCGCTGAAGCGCAGGATAATGTGGCATTGGAGGTGGCCCAGCAGGTTGTTGACGCCCTCTTAAACAGAGGTATAAGGAACGCTATTAATATCCCTTATATTGAATTAAAGGCATGGAAGGTCTTGAGGCCTTATATGATACTTGCTGAAAAAATGGGTATGATGCAGGCCCAGCTTGCCCAAGGCCCCATAGGAATGGTAAGCTTGGAATACGCAGGCGAAGTGGCCAAGCACGATATAGCGGCCATTACCACGGCATTCATAAAAGGCCTTTTGACGACAGCTGTAGGCGAAATGGTCAATAATGTTAATGCGATTGCCATAGCCAGGGAACGCGATATAAAGATAACGGAATCCAAGACAAATCAGGTTGAGGAATTCGCGCATCTTATCACTGCAGTCGTGAAATCAGGCGGCAAGACATTATCCATATCCGGCGCCTTGTTCGCTAATAATCAGCCGCGCATTGTTAAGATAGATGGTTATTATGTTGATGCCCTGCCGGAAGGCAACATGATATTGATATCCAATAAGGATGTCCCCGGTGTTGTGGGCCAGCTTGGGACATTGCTGGGAAAGAACGGAATAAATATAGCGGGTATGACATTCGGCAGGCAAAAACCCTCCGGCAGGGCCATAAGCTTATGCAATGTGGACAGCAAGATCTCTGCCGAACTGATATCGCAGTTGAAGGGCCTTAAAGACATATTTGACGCCTGGGCCATAAGCCTATAG